From a region of the Narcine bancroftii isolate sNarBan1 chromosome 5, sNarBan1.hap1, whole genome shotgun sequence genome:
- the arpc4l gene encoding actin related protein 2/3 complex, subunit 4, like isoform X2, with protein MATLRPYLNAVRATLQAALCLENFSSQVVERHNKPEVEVRSSKELLLQPLIISRNEKEKVLIEGSINSVRVSIAIKQADEIEKILCHKFMRFMMMRAENFFILRRKAVEGYDISFLITNFHTEQMYKHKLVDFVIHFMEEIDKEVSEMKLSLNARARIVAEEFLKNF; from the exons ATG GCAACACTTCGGCCATACCTGAATGCAGTTCGTGCCACACTGCAGGCAGCATTGTGTCTGGAAAACTTTTCATCACAGGTGGTGGAGCGCCATAATAAACCAGAGGTGGAAGTGAG GAGCAGTAAAGAGCTGCTACTGCAGCCTTTGATCATCAGCAGGAACGAGAAGGAGAAGGTCCTCATTGAAGGTTCTATAAACTCTGTACGAGTCAGTATTGCAATCAAGCAG GCTGATGAGATTGAAAAGATTCTTTGTCATAAATTCATGAGATTTATGATGATGCGGGCAGAGAACTTCTTCATCCTCCGAAGAAAAGCTGTTGAG GGTTATGATATCAGCTTCCTGATCACCAACTTCCACACTGAACAAATGTACAAACACAAGCTGGTTGATTTTGTCATCCACTTCATGGAGGAGATAGATAAAGAAGTCAGTGAAATGAAACTCTCATTAAATGCTAGAGCTCGCATTGTTGCAGAGGAGTTCCTTAAAAAT ttctga
- the LOC138765275 gene encoding putative nuclease HARBI1, giving the protein MINNSSAKFFGSQSNLTGCRQFLYCAQKLTLIKFARLWCLTDLFVGWPGHTHDARVLANSPLYRKAEDQGGYLFPHDVSKDVEGVEVPAHLVGDAAYPLRSWLMKGFTQQQVLDQDQQRFNKALNSATIVMEHAFGHLKGRWQCLSERLDISTTLVPDVVFAFCVLHNICEVNKEDFPSEWTLVEADDPAPNSADCADQQGHGHQAIRSAIMSIL; this is encoded by the exons ATGATCAATAACAG ttcagcaaagttctttggttcacagtccaatctcactggttgcaggcagttcttgtactgtgcacagaagttaacattgatcaagttcgccaggctttggtgcttaacag ATCTGTTTGTGGGGTGGCCGGGCCACACGCATGATGCccgagtgcttgccaactctcctctgtatagaaaaGCAGAGGACCAGGGTGGATACCTCTTCCCACATGAC gtgtccaaggatgttgagggagtggaggttccagcACATCTTGTGGGTGATGCGGCATACCCCCTAcgaagctggctgatgaaggggttcacacagcaaCAAGTACTGGATCAGGATCAgcaaagatttaacaaggcccttaattcagCAACGATAGTGATGGAACATGCATTTGGCCATCTAAAAGGCCGCTGGCAGTGCCTGTCCGAGCGTTTAGATATCTCTACCACCTTagtcccagatgttgtgtttgccttctgtgtactgcacaatatatgtgaggtTAACAAGGAAGACTTCCCTTCAGAGTGGACATTGGTAGAAGCAGATGATCCTGCACCCAATAGCGCAGATTGTGCTGATCAGCAGggccatgggcaccaggccatccGTTCTGCCATCatgtccatcctgtaa
- the LOC138763104 gene encoding uncharacterized protein: MAPRKACNWSEEEIRLLLDHLTQESQEKELTGTVRDGPIFERLSGVLAAQGHKRSKNQVVTKLKSIRKKFHAVLDHNRRSGSTSTSATLSVGASCSATPLNVASALKTPESPALIPEGSQGSHSSNGGDMPVQEEATAEDPAAMDSDASERGSAEVTVPGSDEAALSTENTASGPRRKHQRLMKGQILAKELQAMMLALDMEDSERDRQCAEEVLDHERVMVADQREDNEATYCSEVEKHAQSTSEFAASLRAPRAAMDSYLQQIGHAIGGLPSPIPTVSLIPCIWLLHPACHFIPHQCITVVDALV, encoded by the exons ATGGCTCCAAGAAAGGCTTGTAACTGGTCTGAAGAAGAGATAAGACTGCTTCTAGACCATCTGACTCAGGAATCCCAGGAAAAGGAGCTCACTGGAACAGTTAGGGATGGTCCCATTTTTGAGCGGCTGTCGGGAGTGCTCGCAGCACAAGGACACAAGCGCAGTAAAAATCAGGTGGTCACGAAGCTGAAGAGCATAAGGAAGAAATTCCACGCAGTCCTGGACCACAACAGGAGGAGTGGCAGTACTTCGACCAGTGCCACACTCTCTGTGGGGGCTAGCTGTTCAGCTACTCCCTTGAATGTAGCCAGCGCTCTGAAGACCCCTGAATCCCCAGCGCTCATCCCTGAGGGATCTCAGGGTTCACACAGCAGCAATGGAGGAGACATGCCAGTCCAGGAGGAGGCCACTGCCGAGGACCCGGCAGCCATGGATTCGGATGCCTCTGAGAGAGGAAGCGCAGAGGTCACTGTCCCTGGAAGTGACGAGGCGGCACTCTCAACAGAGAACACAG CCTCTGGTCCAAGACGCAAGCACCAGCGACTGATGAAGGGGCAAATTCTCGCGAAGGAGCTGCAGGCGATGATGTTGGCACTTGACATGGAGGACAGTGAAAGAGACCGCCAGTGTGCAGAGGAGGTACTGGATCACGAGAGAGTCATGGTCGCCGACCAGAGGGAGGACAATGAAGCAACATACTGCTCCGAAGTGGAGAAGCATGCCCAGTCGACGTCTGAGTTTGCAGCTTCCCTGCGGGCACCGAGGGCCGCAATGGACAGTTATCTTCAACAGATTGGTCACGCGATTGGAGGCCTCCCCAGCCCCATTCCCACAGTCAGCCTCATCCCATGTATCTGGCTCCTCCATCCAGCatgccatttcattccacacCAGTGCATCACAGTAGTGGACGCTTTGGTATAA